From a single Microbacterium murale genomic region:
- a CDS encoding M14 family zinc carboxypeptidase, whose amino-acid sequence MTRIKSLQLVTDDEIVERAAALPDFAGYPGVDELLEQIEEIAREFPGLVSAERIGTSRLGEPITMYTVALRSADEAGPLDAPSKRCLVVGGVHPNEPIGSHTIILLLRDLLGDASLRERLDTVWHFIPCVDPDGMRLNEGWFDNPSDSETYFRHFYRPPGDEQVEWTFPINYKSKYFDAMLPETQALQRVIDEIRPDFYVPLHNSESGGAYFYVSEPISELVPLLHRLPAELGIPLHRGEPEAAHFTELAPAIFESGTSQDVYEWREANGLDPVPTGAAGQSSTSYARKHGTVSLIAELPIWRTFGADDTSPSTSSYAALLQEAGEALRETGTRLSALLAEVEPHLTLNSPFLRSARVFVPGMTRAGELMIARSAMKENQRTASVAERPMSVVWMYRLRFGGALRRALKAEVTAGSAGLLVRHAARELEREWSGWLEQRLIDEQAQGIPVKDVVGVQYGAILGLVAHAPYLDASDAS is encoded by the coding sequence ATGACCAGAATCAAGAGCCTGCAGCTCGTGACGGACGACGAGATCGTGGAAAGGGCGGCGGCACTTCCGGACTTCGCGGGCTACCCCGGCGTGGACGAGCTTCTCGAGCAGATCGAGGAGATCGCGCGAGAGTTCCCCGGGCTGGTATCGGCGGAGCGGATCGGGACGTCACGCCTTGGGGAACCGATCACGATGTACACGGTCGCTCTGCGCAGCGCCGACGAAGCCGGACCCCTGGATGCGCCTTCGAAGCGCTGCCTCGTGGTGGGCGGAGTGCATCCGAATGAGCCGATCGGCTCTCACACGATCATCCTGCTGCTGCGCGATCTGCTCGGCGACGCCTCGTTGCGAGAGCGACTGGACACCGTCTGGCACTTCATCCCGTGCGTGGATCCTGACGGCATGCGGCTCAACGAGGGGTGGTTCGACAACCCCTCCGACAGTGAGACGTACTTCCGGCACTTCTACCGTCCGCCCGGTGACGAGCAGGTGGAATGGACATTCCCGATCAACTACAAGTCGAAGTACTTCGACGCGATGCTCCCTGAGACCCAGGCGCTGCAGCGCGTGATCGACGAGATCCGCCCCGACTTCTACGTACCGCTCCACAACTCAGAGAGCGGCGGCGCATACTTCTATGTCTCGGAGCCGATCAGCGAACTCGTGCCCCTGCTGCATCGTCTGCCCGCTGAACTCGGCATCCCGCTGCACAGGGGCGAGCCGGAAGCCGCGCACTTCACTGAGCTGGCTCCGGCGATCTTCGAGTCGGGCACGTCTCAGGACGTGTACGAGTGGCGTGAGGCGAACGGACTGGATCCGGTCCCCACCGGCGCCGCAGGTCAGTCGTCCACGAGTTACGCCCGAAAGCACGGCACCGTCTCCCTGATCGCCGAACTGCCGATCTGGCGCACCTTCGGAGCCGACGACACGAGCCCGTCGACGTCGAGCTATGCCGCGCTGCTCCAGGAGGCGGGAGAGGCACTGAGGGAGACGGGAACACGGTTGAGCGCACTTCTGGCCGAAGTCGAGCCGCACCTGACGTTGAACTCGCCGTTCCTGCGCAGCGCCAGGGTCTTCGTCCCCGGCATGACGAGGGCGGGCGAGCTGATGATCGCGCGATCCGCCATGAAGGAGAATCAGCGCACCGCCTCGGTCGCGGAGCGTCCCATGTCGGTCGTCTGGATGTACCGGTTGCGGTTCGGGGGTGCTCTGCGCCGCGCATTGAAGGCGGAGGTCACGGCAGGATCCGCCGGACTGCTCGTGAGGCACGCCGCGCGGGAACTCGAGCGCGAATGGAGCGGGTGGCTGGAGCAGCGGCTGATAGACGAGCAGGCACAGGGGATTCCCGTCAAAGACGTCGTCGGCGTGCAGTACGGCGCGATTCTCGGACTGGTCGCTCACGCGCCGTACCTCGACGCATCCGACGCATCATGA
- a CDS encoding dipeptide ABC transporter ATP-binding protein: MSFEIFESEIVAVVGESGSGKSVTAMSVLGLLPGNAHVTGSIRLAGDELLTPDGKGLEGIRGRRIAMIFQDPFGALDPVFTIGFQIREVLRRHFPELNAQERRRRTIELLTAVELREPHKRVRSYPHQLSGGQAQRVVIAMALACDPEILIADEPTTALDVTVQREILDLLTRVRQKAGTAVLVITHDMGVVADVADRVVVMRNGQIEETQRVERLFAEPEAAYTRKLLQSVPRLDVADRASAAGTDAVLALDDLTVEYRQRFQSVTAVSGASLTVARGEVVALVGESGSGKSTIGKAITGLAPVKSGTIVVDGVDAVNAGRRQRIDLKKRIGVVFQNPMGALDPRWTMGESIGEPLRVHRGMRGNALKKRTDDLLDAVGLSRSWATRYAHELSGGQRQRVAIARALALDPVLLIADEPTSALDVSVQATVLDLFRTLQKELQFACLFISHDLAVVDSLADRIVVMSNARIVEQGTRHQILLHPQEDYTRRLLDAAPVPDPDQQRKRREERVRV; the protein is encoded by the coding sequence ATCTCGTTCGAGATCTTCGAGAGCGAGATCGTCGCCGTCGTCGGCGAGTCCGGTTCGGGCAAGTCCGTCACCGCGATGAGCGTTCTGGGCCTGCTGCCGGGCAACGCGCACGTCACCGGCAGCATCCGGCTCGCCGGCGACGAACTGCTGACGCCGGACGGGAAGGGGCTGGAAGGCATCAGGGGCAGACGCATCGCGATGATCTTCCAGGATCCGTTCGGTGCGCTCGACCCGGTGTTCACGATCGGATTCCAGATCAGAGAAGTCCTGCGCAGGCACTTCCCGGAGCTGAATGCCCAGGAGCGCAGGCGAAGGACGATCGAGCTGCTCACCGCTGTCGAGCTGCGTGAACCGCACAAGCGCGTCCGCTCGTATCCGCATCAGCTGTCCGGCGGCCAGGCGCAGCGCGTCGTGATCGCCATGGCGCTCGCCTGCGACCCGGAGATACTCATCGCCGACGAGCCGACGACCGCCCTCGACGTGACGGTGCAAAGGGAGATCCTCGATCTTCTGACGCGTGTGCGTCAGAAGGCGGGCACAGCCGTACTCGTCATCACGCACGATATGGGCGTCGTCGCCGACGTGGCCGATCGTGTCGTGGTGATGAGGAACGGTCAGATAGAGGAGACTCAGCGAGTCGAGCGCCTGTTCGCCGAACCGGAGGCCGCCTACACCAGGAAGCTGCTGCAGTCCGTGCCCAGACTCGACGTGGCCGACCGTGCATCAGCGGCCGGAACGGACGCCGTCCTCGCCCTCGATGACCTCACGGTCGAGTACAGGCAGCGGTTCCAGTCCGTGACGGCGGTGTCCGGTGCGAGCCTCACCGTCGCCCGAGGCGAGGTCGTGGCCCTCGTCGGTGAATCCGGTTCGGGCAAGTCGACCATCGGCAAGGCCATCACCGGGCTCGCACCGGTGAAGAGCGGGACGATCGTCGTCGACGGAGTCGACGCGGTGAACGCCGGCCGGAGGCAGCGGATCGACCTGAAGAAGAGGATCGGTGTCGTCTTCCAGAATCCGATGGGCGCCCTGGATCCGAGGTGGACGATGGGCGAGTCGATCGGCGAGCCCCTCCGCGTCCATCGCGGCATGAGGGGGAATGCGCTCAAGAAGCGGACCGATGATCTGCTGGATGCTGTCGGCCTCTCCCGTTCGTGGGCGACGCGGTACGCTCACGAGCTCTCCGGCGGGCAGCGGCAACGGGTGGCGATCGCTCGAGCTCTCGCCCTCGATCCCGTCCTGCTGATCGCGGACGAGCCGACGTCCGCGCTGGACGTCTCGGTTCAGGCCACAGTGCTCGACCTCTTCCGGACGCTGCAGAAGGAACTGCAGTTCGCGTGTCTGTTCATCAGCCACGACCTCGCGGTGGTCGACAGCCTCGCGGACCGGATCGTGGTCATGAGCAATGCGCGCATCGTCGAGCAGGGCACGCGCCATCAGATCCTTCTGCATCCGCAGGAGGACTACACCAGGCGCCTCCTGGACGCCGCTCCGGTGCCGGACCCCGATCAGCAGCGCAAGCGAAGGGAAGAACGAGTAAGGGTATGA
- a CDS encoding GbsR/MarR family transcriptional regulator encodes MEMNELSDEIRTFIDRFTDAWELMRGKRMTGRVLALLIITDEPYLSSVDLGRLLDTSPGTISTATRALLGSGYITKVSKPNSRVIHFRAEDDVWGAFLSREKLGLQRMEEVLRAARSTPAGSEPAPARRLRNGNRYMAWVDQHHRNVLKQWHMYRDQEEDAPPPQDLPEEMQAAIRRADPEENP; translated from the coding sequence ATGGAGATGAATGAACTGAGCGACGAGATCCGCACCTTCATCGATCGGTTCACCGACGCATGGGAGCTGATGCGGGGCAAGCGGATGACAGGACGAGTCCTGGCACTGCTCATCATCACGGATGAGCCGTATCTGTCGTCGGTGGATCTCGGGCGCCTGCTGGACACGAGTCCGGGGACGATCTCGACAGCGACGCGCGCGCTCCTCGGCTCCGGCTACATCACCAAGGTCTCCAAACCCAACAGCCGGGTCATCCACTTCCGCGCAGAGGACGACGTCTGGGGTGCGTTCCTCAGTCGCGAGAAGCTCGGTCTGCAACGCATGGAGGAGGTTCTGCGCGCGGCCCGCTCGACTCCGGCGGGCTCCGAACCGGCGCCGGCTCGGCGTCTTCGCAACGGCAATCGCTACATGGCGTGGGTCGATCAGCATCACCGCAACGTGCTGAAGCAATGGCACATGTACCGCGATCAGGAGGAGGATGCGCCACCGCCGCAGGATCTCCCCGAGGAGATGCAGGCCGCGATCAGACGCGCCGACCCGGAGGAGAACCCATGA
- a CDS encoding ABC transporter permease has translation MTEPATVAIDGNLDRATTQGLWATLRGRIQFWVSVVLLAILTLIAAVPGVISGFFGESDPRACDLLDSNRPPGPGHPFGTDVQGCDVLANVLFGTRTSLFIGLATTAMCLVIAIALGTLAGYLGRWVDAVIARSADIVLGFPFLLGAIIVLNTAPDRSPLLLSAVLAFFSWPTFARLIRSSVKEVREREFVQAAHAMGFSQIRVVLSHVLPNSLAPTLAIAATMVGGVIGAEATLTFLGVGLVPPTISWGVQLSTAQSYFQLAPNTVVFPSIFLTITVISLIMLGDALRDALDPRGRS, from the coding sequence ATGACTGAGCCCGCCACGGTCGCCATCGACGGCAATCTCGATCGAGCGACCACGCAAGGCCTCTGGGCGACGCTGCGCGGCCGCATCCAGTTCTGGGTGAGCGTCGTCTTGCTGGCCATCCTGACGCTCATCGCCGCCGTTCCCGGTGTGATCTCCGGCTTCTTCGGCGAGAGCGACCCTCGCGCGTGCGATCTGCTGGATTCGAACCGCCCGCCGGGACCAGGCCATCCCTTCGGCACCGATGTGCAGGGATGCGATGTGCTGGCGAACGTCCTGTTCGGGACGCGCACTTCGCTGTTCATCGGGCTGGCGACGACCGCGATGTGCCTGGTCATCGCCATCGCACTGGGAACACTGGCCGGATACCTCGGGAGATGGGTCGATGCCGTGATCGCGCGCAGTGCGGACATCGTGCTCGGATTCCCCTTCCTGCTCGGGGCCATCATCGTGCTCAACACCGCCCCCGACCGGTCGCCGCTGCTGCTGTCCGCGGTGCTGGCGTTCTTCTCGTGGCCCACCTTCGCCCGGCTCATCCGGAGCTCCGTCAAGGAGGTGCGCGAGCGCGAGTTCGTGCAGGCCGCGCACGCCATGGGCTTCTCGCAGATCAGGGTGGTGCTCAGTCATGTACTGCCCAACTCGCTGGCGCCGACGCTGGCGATCGCCGCCACGATGGTGGGCGGCGTGATCGGAGCGGAGGCCACACTGACCTTCCTCGGTGTCGGCCTCGTCCCTCCCACGATCTCCTGGGGCGTCCAGCTCTCGACGGCGCAGTCGTACTTCCAACTCGCCCCGAACACGGTCGTGTTCCCCAGCATCTTCCTCACGATCACCGTGATCAGCCTCATCATGCTCGGCGACGCGCTTCGCGACGCACTCGATCCCCGGGGGCGCTCATGA
- a CDS encoding ABC transporter permease, translating into MIRFISRRLLELVIVFFGVTFVIYCAVFVLPGDPIAALGGERPLPESVQQQLRSQYGLDLPLWQQYLNYLGGLARGDLGTTFTGQSVSEQMASRWPTTITLALTAWSLTVLISIVLGLAAGLRQGSAVDRTVLLGTIVAESVPIFVMGITAQYIFGIKLGWTPIAGVADGWPRAYILPALIIAIYGLAGVSRLMRGSVVDTMQSDFVRTLKAKGMSRRNIVGVHVMRNAAAPVVNVLAIQLGGLLGGTVVIEAIFNINGVGQLLYKAIQDQQGTLVVGVATTLVFIFLVTNVLVDVLSSVLDPRIRND; encoded by the coding sequence ATGATCAGATTCATCTCTCGCCGACTCCTCGAACTCGTCATCGTCTTCTTCGGTGTCACGTTCGTCATCTACTGCGCGGTGTTCGTGCTCCCCGGAGACCCGATCGCCGCGTTGGGCGGGGAGAGGCCGCTGCCCGAATCGGTGCAGCAGCAACTGCGATCGCAGTACGGATTGGATCTGCCGCTCTGGCAGCAGTACCTCAACTACCTCGGCGGGCTCGCTCGCGGCGACCTCGGAACGACGTTCACCGGTCAGTCCGTGAGCGAGCAGATGGCCAGCCGCTGGCCCACGACGATCACGCTGGCACTCACGGCGTGGTCGTTGACGGTGCTCATCAGCATCGTGCTGGGGCTGGCGGCAGGTCTTCGACAGGGGTCGGCGGTCGACAGGACGGTGCTGCTCGGGACGATCGTCGCGGAGTCGGTGCCCATCTTCGTGATGGGCATCACAGCGCAGTACATCTTCGGGATCAAACTCGGGTGGACACCGATCGCCGGCGTCGCGGACGGATGGCCTCGCGCCTACATCCTCCCCGCGCTGATCATCGCGATATACGGCCTGGCCGGGGTGTCCAGGCTCATGCGCGGAAGCGTGGTCGACACCATGCAGTCGGATTTCGTCCGCACGCTGAAGGCGAAGGGCATGTCCCGCCGCAACATCGTCGGAGTCCACGTGATGCGCAATGCTGCGGCGCCCGTCGTGAACGTCCTTGCCATTCAGCTCGGCGGACTGCTCGGCGGGACGGTGGTGATCGAGGCGATCTTCAACATCAACGGCGTGGGGCAGCTGCTGTACAAGGCCATCCAGGATCAGCAGGGGACGCTGGTCGTCGGCGTGGCCACCACGCTGGTGTTCATCTTCCTCGTCACCAACGTGCTCGTTGACGTGCTCTCCTCCGTTCTCGACCCGAGGATCCGAAATGACTGA
- a CDS encoding peptide ABC transporter substrate-binding protein: MRGLLKGALAASVLVTLVLTGCSSPEPEEGGGAPAELVVGSTDPVPNLTPGRQSNAFGLTLSIFSPLTFLDGDGELSYLAAESVESDDQIDWTITLRDGWTFHDGTPVTAQDYVDTWNTVAYGPNAFENSGQLSVIEGYADLNPTEGEPTTDELSGLAVVDDLTFTVTLERADSQFPIELSQAQTAFYPMPQSAFDDLEAYGEQPIGNGPLMLSAAWTEGEPIVAERYADYAGDEPTVDKITWVPYTDRLTAYTDALAGNVDITWLPATRMRQVTDDFDEENIYSFAAPGISYLGIPYWDARFDDIRVRQAISMAIDREAINDALFGDLNAPATAWTPSIMPGNPDGICGEFCEYDPEAAAALLEEAGGFEGQLTLHFPGGAGHDDLYNAMANSLRQNLGIDAIAKPSVGWAEFGQDRNNQVLDGPFFSRWGALYPSQQSTLRAMFSAAPNCNNCGGEPNPDVDAALNEADATGTEDGTAYAKAQELIAEQFPIIPLFEESYSYVTSDRIAGLTASAVGEPILTQVVLAED; encoded by the coding sequence ATGCGAGGTCTGTTGAAAGGCGCACTTGCTGCATCCGTGCTGGTCACGCTCGTCCTTACCGGATGCAGCAGCCCAGAACCTGAGGAAGGCGGGGGAGCGCCGGCCGAGCTCGTGGTCGGATCCACCGATCCGGTTCCGAACCTCACACCAGGGCGTCAGAGCAACGCGTTCGGTCTGACCCTGTCGATCTTCAGCCCGCTCACTTTCTTGGATGGCGACGGCGAACTCAGCTACTTGGCCGCCGAATCGGTCGAGAGCGACGATCAGATCGATTGGACGATCACGCTTCGTGATGGTTGGACCTTCCACGACGGCACGCCCGTGACGGCTCAGGACTACGTGGACACCTGGAACACGGTCGCGTACGGGCCGAATGCGTTCGAGAACTCCGGACAGCTCTCCGTGATCGAGGGATACGCCGATCTGAATCCCACCGAGGGCGAGCCGACGACAGACGAGCTCTCCGGTCTGGCAGTCGTCGACGATCTCACTTTCACGGTCACTCTCGAACGAGCCGACAGCCAGTTCCCGATCGAGCTCTCGCAGGCGCAGACCGCTTTCTACCCGATGCCGCAGAGCGCCTTCGACGACCTGGAGGCATATGGCGAACAGCCGATCGGCAACGGCCCGCTCATGCTGAGCGCGGCGTGGACGGAGGGCGAGCCCATCGTCGCCGAGCGCTACGCGGACTATGCGGGCGACGAGCCGACGGTCGACAAGATCACGTGGGTTCCCTACACGGATCGACTCACCGCGTACACGGATGCACTCGCCGGGAACGTCGACATCACGTGGCTGCCGGCCACGCGCATGAGACAGGTGACCGACGATTTCGACGAGGAGAACATCTACAGTTTCGCGGCGCCGGGCATCAGCTACCTGGGCATCCCGTACTGGGATGCGCGATTCGACGACATCCGCGTCCGTCAGGCGATCTCGATGGCCATAGATCGGGAGGCGATCAACGACGCTCTCTTCGGCGATCTGAACGCGCCGGCCACGGCGTGGACGCCGTCGATCATGCCAGGTAACCCCGATGGCATCTGCGGGGAGTTCTGCGAGTACGACCCCGAGGCCGCCGCGGCGCTGCTTGAAGAGGCAGGCGGATTCGAGGGCCAGCTCACGCTGCACTTCCCCGGCGGGGCAGGACACGACGACCTCTACAACGCCATGGCGAACTCACTGCGCCAGAACCTGGGCATCGACGCCATCGCCAAGCCGTCGGTCGGGTGGGCGGAGTTCGGTCAGGATCGCAACAACCAGGTGCTCGACGGCCCGTTCTTCTCCCGCTGGGGCGCTCTTTACCCCAGCCAGCAGTCGACGTTGAGAGCGATGTTCTCCGCGGCGCCGAACTGCAACAACTGCGGTGGCGAGCCGAATCCAGACGTCGATGCGGCGCTGAACGAGGCCGATGCCACCGGCACCGAGGACGGGACGGCGTATGCGAAGGCACAGGAGTTGATCGCGGAGCAGTTCCCGATCATCCCTCTGTTCGAGGAGTCGTACAGCTACGTCACATCCGACCGGATCGCAGGGCTGACGGCTTCCGCCGTGGGCGAGCCGATACTCACCCAAGTCGTCCTCGCCGAGGACTGA
- a CDS encoding amidase: MTVHESELTWLSTRELAARIATGELSAREALTDQLARIDSVNPALNAIVTRDDERAYDRAKLADEGYARGEPLGLLHGVPLTHKESTDTAGLRTTRGSPLLADNVPTQDALIIARLHAAGVIMSGKSNVPEFTAGSHTFNPLFGTTVNPYDTTKSAAGSSGGAAAAIAAGIQASGDGSDMGGSLRTPGSFNNIVGMRPSNGRIPHALPADPWKWLAQPGFMARTASDVALLMAAASGPASGAPQSISEPGSVFIRSEFSAPDDHEPGSALASLRIGFSTDLNGLIPVESVVADVVGAAADVFAAAGSEIDDALPDLRDADEVFRVVRALDFVSDYRAIVRSHRAQVKDTVVWNTELGLALTVDEIVSAEAARVRLQGAIESFFAHHDLLVLTASQVAPFDARIEYPRDIDDTPMRDYLDWMRAATIISATGCPAISVPGGFTPEGLPVGIQLVAAPGKDVDLLLAAQGFEELTGHHGRHPEIVA; encoded by the coding sequence ATGACCGTGCACGAATCCGAGCTCACTTGGCTGAGCACCCGCGAGCTTGCCGCGCGCATCGCGACCGGTGAACTTTCCGCGCGAGAGGCGTTGACAGACCAGCTGGCGCGCATCGATTCCGTCAACCCGGCGCTGAATGCGATCGTCACGAGAGATGACGAGCGCGCATACGACCGCGCGAAGCTCGCCGACGAGGGATACGCGCGCGGCGAGCCGCTGGGACTGCTTCACGGTGTACCGCTGACGCACAAGGAGTCGACCGACACGGCAGGGCTGCGGACGACTCGCGGTTCACCGCTTCTCGCGGACAACGTGCCGACGCAGGATGCGCTGATCATCGCGCGCCTGCACGCGGCGGGGGTCATCATGAGCGGCAAGTCGAATGTCCCCGAGTTCACCGCCGGATCGCACACGTTCAATCCCCTGTTCGGCACGACGGTGAATCCCTACGACACGACGAAGTCCGCAGCCGGCTCGTCGGGCGGCGCCGCGGCCGCGATCGCCGCAGGCATCCAGGCGTCAGGAGACGGATCCGACATGGGCGGATCGCTGCGTACTCCCGGCTCGTTCAACAACATCGTCGGGATGCGTCCTTCGAATGGCCGCATCCCGCATGCCCTGCCCGCCGACCCGTGGAAGTGGCTTGCGCAACCGGGCTTCATGGCACGCACGGCGAGCGACGTCGCGCTCCTCATGGCGGCGGCCTCCGGGCCGGCTTCCGGCGCACCCCAGTCCATCAGTGAGCCCGGATCGGTCTTCATCCGCTCGGAGTTCTCCGCACCGGACGACCATGAACCCGGTTCCGCGCTCGCCTCGCTGCGCATCGGCTTCTCCACGGACCTGAACGGGCTGATCCCCGTCGAGTCCGTGGTCGCCGATGTCGTCGGCGCTGCCGCGGATGTGTTCGCCGCCGCCGGGTCCGAGATCGACGACGCACTCCCGGATCTGCGCGACGCGGATGAGGTCTTCCGCGTCGTCCGCGCTCTCGATTTCGTGAGCGACTACCGCGCCATCGTCCGCAGCCACCGCGCGCAGGTGAAGGACACCGTCGTCTGGAACACGGAGCTGGGCCTGGCCCTCACTGTGGACGAGATCGTATCCGCTGAAGCGGCGCGCGTCCGCCTGCAAGGCGCGATCGAGTCGTTCTTCGCTCATCACGATCTGCTCGTGCTGACGGCGAGCCAAGTGGCGCCGTTCGATGCGCGCATCGAGTACCCGCGAGACATCGATGACACACCTATGCGTGACTACCTCGACTGGATGCGTGCCGCGACGATCATCTCCGCGACGGGTTGCCCCGCCATCTCGGTGCCGGGCGGCTTCACGCCGGAAGGACTGCCCGTCGGCATCCAGCTCGTCGCGGCGCCGGGCAAGGACGTCGATCTTCTGCTCGCCGCGCAGGGATTCGAGGAGCTGACCGGTCACCATGGGCGGCATCCCGAGATCGTGGCGTGA
- a CDS encoding alpha/beta fold hydrolase — MPYTDATGVRLYYEVFGAETDPLLVLVSGGGAQLLSWDEEFIAHLTAGGLRVVRFDNRDIGFSERFGGEDDVDGGYELADMGDDIVRILDHLDVDSAHIAGHSMGGMMAQMVAIQHPERVRSLGLLSTIPGRSPRYVLHGERPELLQPPVRVTREQAVAFAEQAVSSAPPSRYDPQVAWHIAKAGEAYDRGYAPEGFSRQWAALRRAPERLEDLRGVTAPTLVFHGREDDVLSWLSAVDIAEAIAGSELQVQPDMGHLIPHELWPDLAHALLRTAHRAEERRAEERR, encoded by the coding sequence ATGCCCTACACCGATGCCACCGGAGTCCGACTGTACTACGAGGTGTTCGGAGCCGAGACGGACCCACTGCTCGTGCTGGTCTCGGGCGGCGGAGCGCAACTGCTGAGCTGGGATGAGGAGTTCATCGCGCATCTGACGGCTGGAGGACTGCGGGTCGTGCGCTTCGACAACCGCGACATCGGATTCTCCGAGCGCTTCGGCGGCGAGGACGACGTCGACGGCGGTTACGAGCTGGCCGACATGGGCGACGACATCGTGCGCATCCTCGATCACCTCGACGTGGACTCGGCGCACATCGCCGGTCACTCGATGGGCGGGATGATGGCGCAGATGGTGGCGATCCAGCATCCGGAGCGCGTCCGAAGCCTCGGCCTGCTCTCCACGATCCCCGGCCGGAGCCCGCGATACGTCCTTCACGGCGAACGTCCGGAGCTGCTGCAGCCGCCCGTGCGCGTGACAAGAGAGCAGGCGGTGGCCTTCGCCGAACAAGCGGTGTCGTCCGCGCCGCCCTCGCGCTACGACCCCCAGGTGGCGTGGCACATCGCGAAGGCGGGCGAGGCCTACGACCGCGGCTATGCGCCGGAGGGTTTCTCGAGGCAATGGGCTGCGCTGCGCCGCGCGCCGGAGCGACTCGAGGACCTGCGAGGAGTGACCGCGCCGACTCTGGTGTTCCATGGTCGGGAGGACGATGTGCTGAGCTGGCTCTCGGCGGTCGACATCGCCGAGGCGATCGCAGGCTCCGAGTTGCAGGTGCAGCCCGACATGGGCCACCTCATCCCCCACGAGCTGTGGCCGGATCTTGCGCACGCCCTGCTGCGCACGGCCCATCGAGCGGAAGAACGCCGCGCCGAAGAACGCCGCTGA